ACCTCTCAAAATAATGCGCATTTTgacaggagggggagggaagggggaggtcaAGGCAGCCCGCGCGCGGGGCGGGGGGTGGTGGTCCTTACAGTGACTCTGTCCCAGCAGACCCCGAAGAGAGATCCCTTAGGGCCTGGGAGTACCGGGACAGAGAGTGATTGTACCGAGAAGGTCCAAACAGGGGAGCGCGAACCTGAGGTCCGCGCCTGGGCTCTGCAGCCGGGTAAGAAGCTGGGCTTGGGTGGGGCACAGTTTGCCATCCTGCGCCAAGTGCTGACTTCCGACAGATCCTGTCCACAGTAACATAAAGGTTTGCACCCAGTTTGCATGGGACCATTTAATCGCAGACACCACGCTTCTCTTCGCCTTCTAGCCCGATGTGTGTCCTCACTTCGGCGGGTCCCCAGCCCCCGAAGGCGGAGTGGAGTGTCCCCGCGCCCCACCCCTGGCCCTCGGCCAGCTCAGGCGCCTGGACTTCGCCTTAATTGGTGATTAGTTTTAGCTTGGAGTTCTGGGGCCTGGAGGAAAGAAGGGTCGGGGGAGAGAGGGCGGCACCTGGGTTGTGTTCCTCACAAAGTGTTCCCCATACACGCATGCCCTGCGTGGGgcgcagggggtggggtggggggagacagccAGAACCCCAGAACGTTTCACACGAGCCAAGACcccttccagagagagagaatccttcATCTCAGGGGCCAGGGGGCGACCGAGgcagattcccccccccccccacctccaggcTTCTCGCCTAACCCGGCTCCCCGCAGTCGCAGCTGGGATGCCAGAGGGCGCAGGAGCTCGGGCGGGGGAGCCCAGGCCCGGGAGGAGGGGTGGAGGTCTCGGGACGTGGAGTGGGAGCTTGGTGGAGCccgggggaggggctggggcagcGGGAGGGGGGGAGGCGGAGCTGGGCCGCAGAGGCCCCTCCCCGCGGCAGCAGCTCCGCGGCCCGGCCTGCTATTCCGCTCGCCGCGCGGCCCGGACCCGCGCACCTCCAGTGGCTCGGGCCGTCGGCCCCCGCACCACCCCGCCCGGGCCTAGAGCCACCTCTGAGCCGAGGCCGGAGACGGAGCTCCTGGAGCTGCTGTCGCATCCCGGCCGGGCCTCCCCCACTGTCCCTCCCCCTTTGGCTGGACATCTGGACCCcggccctcccccccccacccccgcaccgcCAGGGTTCCGGAAACCCTCCCCGCCCCACTCGGCGGCCCGGCCCCGCACGGCCCTCCCTCCACGCTCCCCTGCCCCGACTTCCGTCTACTCCTGGACCCCCCGCttcccatccctttcctccccacccccccacccccacccccgcatccCCAAGCCTGGACCccggtgggagggaggggggtgtGCGCCCTGCGccgtccccgccccgccccccgtgATTCCCCCTGCATGGCCGGCCCGGGTGGGGGGTGCGGGGGGGCCCGGGCGCCATGCGGGGGGGTCACAAAGAGGGTCGCTGTGCCTGTCCCCGAGTGATCCGGAAAGTGCTGACAAAATGCGGCTGCTGCTTCGCCCGGGGGGGACGTGGTGAGTGTGAGGTCCTGGGGGGCAGCCTtgagtagggggtgggggtgcctTGAGCTGGCGTTTGGGGCATCTGCTGGCTCCGGCCCGAGGGATTTAAGGTtggagcctctgtgtgtttccagGAAAGCGATTTAACAGAGACGATCTAAGGTCCTTCCCGCTAGGTTTCTACTCGTCCAAGTTGAGGGAATTGGGGAAGGGTCAGAGGACTCATTGCTATAATCAGCTGGCTAGGAGGAAAAAATTCTCTCACGATCTTCTTAGGCCCAGCACCATGTATCTTCGCTCACATCACTTGGCTGAAAAGTATTCTGAGAAGAGAGCAGGGGAAtgagaactgggggtggggtgggggggtggggggtgactgTCTGTAAGGGGCTTTGAAAGAACTCAGAGGGCAGCTTTTCTCAACTGCTGACCAAAGATGACCCCCTGCCGCGCTCTCCTCACGGCCTCTCTGTTGGGTCTGTGCACGTGCTGGAGAGGTGggcagtccaaaaaaaaaaaaattatatagtaATGACTGGCGCTGGAGGAGGAGGGGTCTGGGGGTGGCAGACAGCCGAGCTCCCCTGTTCTCACCCCTCTCTGGGAGAATGGTCTGTACCTATTGGAAGGGGGAGTGTTGTAGGAAAGCAGATGGCTCCCCCCCAGTTTCCAGTATCTGCCCAGAtggctgcccccacccccatatctGTGCTGTGCTCAGGGTATGGGGAACCTCCGCGTGGAACTGGGGGAGTACAGGCCTCGGAGCCAGGTGTTTTCTGTCCTTCCGCCCCGGGGTGCCCTTGCAAAGATTTCTATCCTGGCAGGTTCAAATGAGAGTTGGCAAAAGACCCTGGAAGACAGGGTCTGCACATCACGGAGAGGACAGCCTGGGAATCCCCCTAGGACCCCAAGTCTGGCGCTGGGGCAGTGTCCCTCaactgctctctttctctccggTTAGAATCCTACTCCATTGCTGGTAGTGAGGGGAGCGTGTCAGCCTCCGCTGCTTCGGGTCTGGCTGCCCCGTCTGGCCCCAGCTCTGGCCTCAGCTCTCACCCCTGTTCTCCGGTCCCCCCTGGGCCAGTGACTGGCCTGAGGAGATGGTTGGATCACTCCAAACATTGCCTCAGTGTGGAAACCGAGGCAGACAGTGGTCAAACAGGACAATACGAGGTGAGCAGCCTGTACCACAGAAGCAGGGCCTCCAGGAACGACCCCGGGAAAGAGGGAGCAGGTTGGGGGTCACTGGTCACTGGGGAGCCCATCTACTGTGCATGACCTCAGTCACCTGTCTGGCCTTAGAACTGGATGCTGGAACCAACACTAGCCACAGGAGAAGGGTTGCCAGAACTAACCTTACTGACTACATTGTTGGAGGGTCCTGGAGACAAGACACAGGTATGGAGACATAGAGCTGGGCATGTGGCATGCACCTGTTCAGGGCCAACTTCAGCTATGTATCAAATTCCAGGCCCTCCTGGGCTATAGGAGGTCATGTTTCAAAATAATCAAGTAACGGCTGGAGacgtgtggctcagtggttaggcacacttgctactcttccagaagacccaagttcagttcctagcacccacatcacgTGACTCACAGTTACCTGGATCTCCAACCCCAAAGGACCCagtaccttcttctggtctctgtgggtaccagcaCATACATGACGCCCCAAtaccttaataataataaaataataataataatgataataaaaataaaataaatcttaggcCAGGTATGATGAcccacaccttcaattccagcactcaggaggcagaggtaggtggatctctgtaggtttaaggccagcctgggtttatatagcaagttccaggacagccagaactacatagagagaccctgtctgaaaacaaacaaacaaacaaacaaatgaatatagATCTGAAAAGGCGCTCTTCACTGAAAAggtttcctccccccccccccccccgccctggaTGCTCTTACCTTCTAGCCACCTGAAgaggagactttgtctcaagctCCCCAGAATGAGGAAGAACAGAAGAAGGTCGCCCTGGAAAGGAGTATGTAAGTTCACAGCACACTCCAGTTCCCGAGCTCCCACAAGATTGGCCCTCCGGGGGTGGCTGTGGGGACGGAGGGTCATTTAGTCCAGGAAGAACTGGCTGAGCTGAGGATGTCTCTGGACTCGGACATGATGGCATCCTCGCACGCCTTGTACTCCCTAGGTTTGTCCTGAGTGAGCtggtagaaacagaaaaaatgtaCGTGGATGACTTGGGACAGATTGTAGAGGTAGTTCTCTCCTCTTCCCGGCCACGGTCCACTCaccccttccctctgcctggggACATCTTCCAGAGGTGGTGCTCCTCTCTACCAGCTTCCTAGGGCCCTTACTTCTGGACCCTGTGTTGGGGCTGCCCAGAGCCGAGGTTACAAGCTCACAGTCCCCTCTCATCCTCCCCACAGGGTTACATGGCTACCATGGCTACTCAGGGGGTCCCTGAGAGTCTTCGAGGCCGTGACAGGATTGTGTTTGGGAACATTCAGCAAATCTATGAGTGGCACAGAGAGTGAGTGATGGAGCCCTGAGCCAGGTGCTGGGGGAGGGCGTCTGTCTAGTCATCTCTCTATCCTAGATTCTGCATCCCAGCCATGGGTCCCCCGGGACTCAAGGAGCCTTGGGGTTTTGTAGGGAGAGTGACTGGGGCATGTGACTGAACACCTGGGATGTGTGAGGAGGGCTGAGTGGTCTGAGGAGTGTTCGATGTGATGTGCGGCCCTGTCTTCCCAACTCTTCCAGCTATTTCCTGCAGGAGCTGCAGCTGTGTTTGAAAGATCCCGATTTGTTGGCTCAGCTGTTCATCAAACACGTGAGGCCGGGCTCTAGCCGGGGAAGGACTTGGGATGGGTTCCGGGCTCAGTGGAGATGTGCCCTGGGTTGCCCTGCCGTCATCTGCTCAACATTACCCCTGTTAGGAGCGCCGGCTGCATATGTATGTGGTCTACTGTCAGAATAAGCCCAAGTCAGAACATGTGGTGTCAGAATTTGGGGACAGCTACTTTGAGGTCAGTGTTTGGGGTGccttggaggggaggggggaggggagcagagaatCAGCGTGAACAGGCTTTTCAGGCCTGTCCTTGTCCCCAGGAGCTCAGGCAGCAGCTGGGACACCGTCTGCAGCTCAATGACCTCCTCATTAAACCTGTGCAGCGAATTATGAAATATCAGCTGTTGCTCAAGGTCAGGACCACCCTAGGCCCCGGGGACACAGCTGGCTGGGACAGGCATTTCCTCAGTCTTCAGGGCTGGATGCGAGCACTTCTGAGGATGTGCTCACAACCTCCCTGAACATCTCTTCTTTGTGTCCTAGGACTTTCTGAAGTATTACAGCCGAGCTGGGATGGGTACTGACGAGCTGGAGGTGAGGTTCCCAGGAACCTTCTCTCAGTCTCTGGGTGGTGCAGGGAGGTCTGGTTTTTAGGGAGAGGCCCCTCTGGTGGTGATGTGTGGAGAGGCAACTGTCTGCCTCTCTCGAAAGGAGGCCTGTTTGCCAGGAATGGCCCTGTGTGTCCAACAATGCCCCTCTCCACCTCTATCCCAGCAAGCTGTGGAGGTCATGTGCTTCGTACCCAAGCGTTGCGATGACATGATGTCCCTGGGGAGACTTCGAGGATTCGAGGTATGGGAACGGGGCAAGAAATGGCAGTGCAGTGTTCTAGAGTTCAGGTCTTAGCACTCCGGATCCTTATAAGGAATCACCTTCTGAGACTCCACCAGGGTTAGTTGGGAGTgtcggggggggggcgggggggggggggcggggagggtagCCGGGGAGGGCGGGAGAAGCAGATGCTCTGTTCGAACCCGTGCTCTCTCAGAGGCCAGCTGTGTGTGTCCCTTGGTTCCAGGGAAAACTAACGGCCCAGGGGAAACTCTTGGGCCAGGACACATTCTTGGTGACAGAGCCCGAGGCTGGGGGTCTGCTTTCTTCCCGGGGTCGAGAGAGGCGTGTCTTCCTGTTTGAGCAAATCGTCATCTTCAGCGAGgcgttgggaggaggaggaggaggaggaggccgagGCGGTACACAGCCTGGCTATGTGTACAAGAGCAGTATCAAGGTGGGGGGGGTGCCGTGGGGAGGGGGCAGACGGGGTGGGGTGACGCCTGGCGAGACCTGACTCCTGGGGTTGGTGGAGGGGCCCGCAGAACCTGAGGACCGTTCCTGTTTGCAAATCCAGGTGAGCTGCCTAGGCCTGGAGGGAAACCTCCAAGGCAACCCTTGCCGTTTCGCGCTGACCTCTAGGGGGCCGGAAGGTGGGATCCAGCGCTACGTTCTGCAGGCTTCCGACCCCGCAGTCAGTCAGGCCTGGATCAAGCAAGTGGCCCAGATCCTGGAGAGCCAGCGGGACTTTCTCAATGGTGAAGCTCCCACCATCCCTCCGCAGTAGTTTGACCCCCTGAACCCTCCCCacgactccccccaccccccccaccccgccaacCTCCAACCCTTGGTTCTTTGTGCCTGgcttctctccattctctctctgcccacccagAATCCTCTAAGAGTTCCAGGCACTTTACATTGGCTGACTCCGGAGGGAGGGCAGGCcggtgggaggaagggggaggcaggGGCTCCGTCTGCCTCCCCTGTTACAGCTCTCCTCCTCCTTACCTTGCCCAGCACTGCAGTCCCCCATCGAGTACCAGAGACGGGAGAGCCAGACCAACAGCCTGGGGCGGCCAGGAGGGCCTGGGGTAGGGAGCCCTGGGCGGATGCAGCCTGGAGACCTGGCCCAGGTCAGCATGCACACACCTGTCAAtggctccctcccttccctgctgcTTTTGCCCAAAGGGGAGGTGCCCAGAGCACCCTTGCCCCTGGATGTAAAGGTACGAGAAACAGCCTCCTACTAGGGCAGGAAGGGGAGGGCATTTGttcctcccaccccatctcccccCTTCTGCCACGCTCCTTTCGTGTGACTTTCCATCCTTACCCTCTCCAGATTAATTCCGGGGCAAGAGGAGGGTGGTCTGGTTAGGGCCTTTAACCGGAAGAGGGGTGAGCGTCGGCTGGTGGCCTCTGCTGATCCTCAACTTGAATCTTCCCGCAGGCTCTCAGTGATGCCCCCCAGATTCCTCACAAGCCTCCAGCCCTCCCAGCTCTGAGCACCCCACCCGGTCAGGCCAGGCTGGCCAAGCTGGATGAAGATGAGTTATAACTGGTGAAGGAAGGCCTTGGGAACGGTGCTGATTCAGCCACTGGGCCCTCGAGGAATCGGAAGAGCATCCTGGCGATGCGCCAGGGTCCTTTCTTCCTGGTGTGTGGAGGATGGGCAAGGCTGGGAGAGAGCTCAACACCAAGGGGAGTGCCTAGACCTGAAAGGACTCTTCTCTGCACAAGGAACACAGGATCCGTCCGCTCCACTCCATGCATGGTTCCCCTCAgatggagggagggctggggcagggaccAGATAGACatggttggttttgttgtggttttgttttccagtttccTGTGAATAAAGGTTTTGTTACATCACTAGGCTGCTGTCTTGGTGGTAGGAGATGGAGGGGCTGTGGTGGGGATGAGATTTGCTGGCCCTGGGAGGAGGGatctgaggagaggagaaggtagaagctggatgtggtggcgcacacctttgatcccagcactcaggaggcagaggcaggcaggtccttgtgaggccagcctggtctacagcgtgagaccttgtccagcctggtctacagcgggagaccctgtctcaaacaaaggaCAAATGAGAGGGGTAGATGATCAAAGGAGACTGTCTTTGTCATCCACCACAATGACAGCGTCGCTCGGTCCCCGCCTGGGGCTCAGGGGAAACTAGAGTTACCTTAATGTAGTCTCCCTTTATTCAGTCCTTCTGGGTTCTAGATTTATTCTTCGGTTCAAACTCCACCAGAAGGCTCACTTGTGACCTCCTACtacccgccacacacacacacacacacacacacacacacacacacacacacacacacctagatacTAGTGTATAAAATACCCAGGGTACCTTTGTCTGAGGCTTCCATGTTCTGCCGAAGAACGGGATGGTGGAGAGGATCCAGAGTCTCCTTTGTCCtcttctggggggtgggggggaggtatGTCCACACTGAACAGGAGTGGGTTCTTCAAACCCAGACCTAAGAGTGGAGCGCCGAAGAGGTTGTTACCCCTCCCAGCTCCTGGCATGGCCCCTGGGACAGGGACAGCCAAGTGTACAGAGACCCAGATGGCCTCTGGGTccctatgtgtctgtgtgtccactgTGTCCAGCAGTCCCCTGGGCTCAGTCACGTGGGCTGGAGCTTCCTCAGCAGACAATAGACTCCAGGGGTGGGAGGGTGTGGAGATGCTGGAGCCTCCCCACGGGCCCCAGGTCCCTCTGGCTGACAATGAGGGGAGGGATCCACAAGGGAGGGGGGACAGGACGTAAGGCCCAGATAAGATTTCTGGGGAACAATGGGAGGAATTGAAGAGGAGAGGCCCACCCTCTCTGAACCCCACCCTGGGCTTTGGGGTCAGGGACTTGGGGAACCAGAGTGATGGGGGGGTTGCTAAATTGTCTTTGGATGGAAGGGGGGATGACCGCAAACAGCAGGAATGTGTGTCTCTTCGGGGACCACGGGTACATGAGGTGGGTGGGTGGCCCCTTTGCGCCCCTGGGGCAGCCAGGCTCACCAATGCCGGCTGTAATGGGGCAGCCGGGCCGGCAGCGAGGGGCGAGCCGTTAGTTTAAACGGGTACTGCTGAATGCCTGCTTTGAGAAGAAACCTGGATGTCAGGAACAGGATTTCAGGGCTTTGcggctcctataaaataaaaatttcaaattagttCAATGTTTCCCCTAAACCAGGCCCAGCCACCCCTACCTAGCAGAGAGGTGGGTAGTTAGTTCTCTGTCCCTGTCCTTGTTCACTGGGTATTAGCTTATACGACTGCTTTCTTGTTATGAAACACCTGTCTTGGGGTAAGCTTGCCACATGGGGAATGGGATTTGGGTGGGGGATCCCAACTGGCAATGAGCTCTGTCCCCCCGTGGTGGGAGTATTGCAGGAaaaagaccactgacccaaaGAAACCAGCTGTTGTTGCTCCAAGTGTAAATgaggaaagccccccccccaatgaaGAGGTGAGGATCCCCGGaagtggctgtgggtctcttaTCACTCTACCATTCCTCACAGCACGCCCCCGGGCTTCCAGGCAGTCAGATCCGGCTAAGGATGTCTGAGGAGGCGCCTAACAGGGACTTTTTCCACCCAAGCCTGACCCAAGGAGGTACTCTGGAGAGTACTCCCTGCAGGTCCGGATTGGACCCTGCCTTATGGAGGCGGGCTCAGGActagagggggtggggggtaggggtgggggacagaggggTATTTAAGACCGAGAGATACTGCAGGGGgccaaggacaaaaaaaaatgagtgggcCACTCGTCTCCGGGCCCTGCTCAGGTCCGGAAGAGGTTTCTGAGCTGAAGTCTCCgctgagctctaggttcagggaACCTCTCACCCACGCTCGGTTCCAGGAGCTTTTCGGGGGCGCAGAGGAGCCGGAGCTACCCGCGGCGGCGGAGCCCTGCCTACCCTGGCTGTGCAGGCTGCGGAGGAGGCGAGCCTGGGGCTTCTGCTCTGGGCCGGGGGCGTGGCGCGTGCTGCTGGCACGGGTCCCCCCGCTGCGCTGGGTACCCCACTACCGCTGGCGAGCCTGGCTGCTAGGGGATGCTGTGGCCGGAGTGACCGTGGGCGTCGTGCACGTGCCCCAGGGTGAGAGGCCCCAGCGGCGGCCTGTTGGGGGTTCCAAGCTATGGGAGGTGTCCAGGGAGGAGCCCCGGGGAGCTGAGAGCGGAGCGGTAAGGTGGTGGGTGGGTTAGGAGAGTCCCTGCCGGGTCAGAGAAGGGGAATTTGAGGCTCAGTTTGGGAGGAGGACTGTGAGACTCCATCatgttccccccccccattcctcctcctctgtgcaATCCTGTGAGACATCTAGGACTCTGTTCCACCTCAGAGAATCGAAGAGAGGCACAAAACCTGCCACCCAGGACGTGGGCAAGGATCTGTGACCTTGTCAGCCTCACGACCTCCCACTGAGGCCCATTAACCTCTCTGTTCCCTCAGAGTTAGAGTCCCTGATGCCAGCCCAAGAGTGTGGTGAAGGGCAGTACCTGGAGGCTATAgtcacccccccaacacacacacgtGCCTTTCCTCCTACTTCCTCCTAGGCATGGCCTTTGCCCTCCTGACCTCGGTGCCCCCGGTCTTCGGACTCTACACTTCTTTCTTTCCGGTTCTCATCTACAGTCTGCTGGGCACCGGGAGACACCTGTCCACTGGTGAGCAGCCAGACTGCCCATGACTTCTCTTTAGGATGAAAATAGTCAGCCgggcggcgggggaggggggccgcacacctttaatcccagtactcgggaggcagaggcaggcggatctctgtgagttcgaggtcagcctgggctacagagcgagctccaggacaggcaccaaaactacacagagaaaccctgtctagaaacaaaaTGGTCGGGGGGTTGAGGCTAATGAGGGTGGGGAAATAGAGTCTCCCTGCATAGTCTTAGCTGGTCTGAGTCTACCCCAGAGACCAGATGGTCTCCaatccaactcagagatctgtctgcctctgcctccctcttgccGGGTATTAAAGGCTGCTACTTGAAAGCTTTGGGTCTCTATTCCCCTCTGCCACTGTCCCTCACCTAATTGCTACCCCATTATATCCCCaacccatccccaccctcccaccctcccaagACTCGCTGATGTGGATACAGAGGCGGGAGTTTACACAGATCTCCTTGTCCCCTGTGAAATTTGCTTAAATTTGGCTTTGAAGGGAAAGAAGAGGTGCACAGTCCGCTGAGAGCCTGCGGGAGGGGGCGCTTTTTTTTGCCAGGGGGCGCACTCTTTTCCTCCCTGCCCACCGGTTCTCAGCTGCAGCACCAGCCCGGGACCCCGTGCACCTCTTCAGTGCACGCAGCAGCTAGCTTCTAAGAGGGTGTGGATCAGACAGCAGCACCCCGAGGCTCTAGAACTGCGGGAGTCCGGGCTGCTGCTCTGGCCCGGGCTGCACGGCTGCTAACCCTCTGCGTTTGGCCCCCGGCTGCAGGAACTTTCGCAGTCCTCAGCCTCATGACCGGCTCTGTGGTCGAGCGGCTGGTGCCCGAACCCCTGGCGGGGAACCTCAGCGGCGTTGAAAGGGAGCAATTGGAAGCCCGGAGGGTTGGGGCGGCAGCGGCTGTGGCCTTCGGGAGTGGGGCGCTGATGGTAAGGGAGGACCCAGGGCTGACCCCTAGGGGATGGATCCACCGAAGGGGACCGGAACAATTGGGCCTGAGGatgggcgggtgtgtgtgtgtgtgtgtgtgtgtgtgtgtgtgtgtgtgtgttaggaacaGGTCCCGAGCTGCAGATGTCCACCCCGCTCCACCTTCTCTGCAGCTGGCGATGTTCGCGCTGCAGCTCGGTGTCCTGTCCACCTTTCTCTCCGAGCCTGTGGTCAAGGCGCTGACCAGCGGGGCCGCGCTGCACGTGCTCGTGTCGCAGCTGCCCAGCCTCCTGGGATTGTCTCTCCCACGCCAGATCGGCTGCTTTTCTCTCTTcaaggtgggagtgggaggaaaaaaagaggtttctagaAGTCACGGGAAAAGGATAACTCGGGAGGGGAGGGGCGGAGGGCAGAGGGATGGCGCGCCccggggaaggaggggaaggacgCACGGTGCTGCGGCGTGAGGGCGCAGGGGAGGGGCGAGCTTGGCTCGGGTCTGCTGGGCTGGTGCTGAGTCCGGCGGGGTCGGTTAACGCCGGCACCCGGCCTTTGCTCACggtccctgcctgcctgcagacGCTGGCCGCGGTGCTCACGGCCCTGGCCCGGAGCAGTCCTGCGGAACTGACCATCTCCGCGCTCAGCCTGGCGTTGCTAGTGCCGGTCAAGGAGCTGAACGTGCGGTTCCGGGACAGGTTACCCACTCCGATCCCAGGAGAAGTAGTCATGGTGAGGGCCACCCTAGGTCCCTGCCTGCCCCGtgctgtgtccccccccccccccccccatctaacCCATCCAGTGGGATCTAGAGGCTACCGGATCCTTGTAGAATGCCCCCTTGTGGAGTGCACGGGAGTCACAAGCGAGACGTCTCGTGGACACCTGTGCTGCTTGTCCAAGCATCTTCCGGGAGGAGCAATCGACCCACCGGAACCGCCCACCTGTCCTGTCCCACTTCCCGGGTCCAGCCGACTCCTTTCTTCCCATCGCACGTTTTATTCTCTCCTCACGGGCCTCTCTCACCGTAATCCACTGTATCTTCCTTTCACTGCCCACCTAGGTAACTCTCTTCCTGTGTAAATAAATGTCAGAGCTTTCCACAGGTAATCCCGACGTGCTTAGATATGGTCCAGCTTCTCCGCTCAGAATGGCTCAAGTGTATCTTTTGGGTCCATCATTTCCAAAGGACCTCCTCTtagatcctctgtctctgtctctctgtctctctttgtctctctctgtctctctccaggcAAACACTATGCCCCGTCCTTCATGGTAGGTGAGATATAATTGTTAGGCATCCATTCCAAACACTCCGTGGCCTCACCTGCTGAGACCACCCAGCCCCACACTGGGATTCCCTTTCCTCTCGAGCCTCTTCCAGACCCTTCCACAAGCCCCCCTCTCTTTCTGGGCCCTAATTTGCTATTTCCCTCAGGTGCTTCTGGCCACTCTGCTGTGCTTTGCCTCGTCCCTGGACACAAGATACA
This is a stretch of genomic DNA from Peromyscus leucopus breed LL Stock chromosome 18, UCI_PerLeu_2.1, whole genome shotgun sequence. It encodes these proteins:
- the Arhgef25 gene encoding rho guanine nucleotide exchange factor 25 isoform X1; translated protein: MKPPDRPTPGRTDRILGVMGGMLRACAVPGQEGTPKRDPLGPGSTGTESDCTEKVQTGEREPEVRAWALQPESYSIAGSEGSVSASAASGLAAPSGPSSGLSSHPCSPVPPGPVTGLRRWLDHSKHCLSVETEADSGQTGQYENWMLEPTLATGEGLPELTLLTTLLEGPGDKTQPPEEETLSQAPQNEEEQKKVALERSMFVLSELVETEKMYVDDLGQIVEGYMATMATQGVPESLRGRDRIVFGNIQQIYEWHRDYFLQELQLCLKDPDLLAQLFIKHERRLHMYVVYCQNKPKSEHVVSEFGDSYFEELRQQLGHRLQLNDLLIKPVQRIMKYQLLLKDFLKYYSRAGMGTDELEEACLPGMALCVQQCPSPPLSQQAVEVMCFVPKRCDDMMSLGRLRGFEGKLTAQGKLLGQDTFLVTEPEAGGLLSSRGRERRVFLFEQIVIFSEALGGGGGGGGRGGTQPGYVYKSSIKVSCLGLEGNLQGNPCRFALTSRGPEGGIQRYVLQASDPAVSQAWIKQVAQILESQRDFLNALQSPIEYQRRESQTNSLGRPGGPGVGSPGRMQPGDLAQVSMHTPVNGSLPSLLLLPKGEVPRAPLPLDVKALSDAPQIPHKPPALPALSTPPGQARLAKLDEDEL
- the Arhgef25 gene encoding rho guanine nucleotide exchange factor 25 isoform X2; translation: MKPPDRPTPGRTDRILGVMGGMLRACAVPGQEGTPKRDPLGPGSTGTESDCTEKVQTGEREPEVRAWALQPESYSIAGSEGSVSASAASGLAAPSGPSSGLSSHPCSPVPPGPVTGLRRWLDHSKHCLSVETEADSGQTGQYENWMLEPTLATGEGLPELTLLTTLLEGPGDKTQPPEEETLSQAPQNEEEQKKVALERSMFVLSELVETEKMYVDDLGQIVEGYMATMATQGVPESLRGRDRIVFGNIQQIYEWHRDYFLQELQLCLKDPDLLAQLFIKHERRLHMYVVYCQNKPKSEHVVSEFGDSYFEELRQQLGHRLQLNDLLIKPVQRIMKYQLLLKDFLKYYSRAGMGTDELEQAVEVMCFVPKRCDDMMSLGRLRGFEGKLTAQGKLLGQDTFLVTEPEAGGLLSSRGRERRVFLFEQIVIFSEALGGGGGGGGRGGTQPGYVYKSSIKVSCLGLEGNLQGNPCRFALTSRGPEGGIQRYVLQASDPAVSQAWIKQVAQILESQRDFLNALQSPIEYQRRESQTNSLGRPGGPGVGSPGRMQPGDLAQVSMHTPVNGSLPSLLLLPKGEVPRAPLPLDVKALSDAPQIPHKPPALPALSTPPGQARLAKLDEDEL
- the Arhgef25 gene encoding rho guanine nucleotide exchange factor 25 isoform X3; the protein is MKPPDRPTPGRTDRILGVMGGMLRACAVPGQEGTPKRDPLGPGSTGTESDCTEKVQTGEREPEVRAWALQPESYSIAGSEGSVSASAASGLAAPSGPSSGLSSHPCSPVPPGPVTGLRRWLDHSKHCLSVETEADSGQTGQYENWMLEPTLATGEGLPELTLLTTLLEGPGDKTQPPEEETLSQAPQNEEEQKKVALERSMFVLSELVETEKMYVDDLGQIVEGYMATMATQGVPESLRGRDRIVFGNIQQIYEWHRDYFLQELQLCLKDPDLLAQLFIKHERRLHMYVVYCQNKPKSEHVVSEFGDSYFEELRQQLGHRLQLNDLLIKPVQRIMKYQLLLKDFLKYYSRAGMGTDELEEACLPGMALCVQQCPSPPLSQQAVEVMCFVPKRCDDMMSLGRLRGFEGKLTAQGKLLGQDTFLVTEPEAGGLLSSRGRERRVFLFEQIVIFSEALGGGGGGGGRGGTQPGYVYKSSIKVSCLGLEGNLQGNPCRFALTSRGPEGGIQRYVLQASDPAVSQAWIKQVAQILESQRDFLNALQSPIEYQRRESQTNSLGRPGGPGVGSPGRMQPGDLAQALSDAPQIPHKPPALPALSTPPGQARLAKLDEDEL
- the Arhgef25 gene encoding rho guanine nucleotide exchange factor 25 isoform X5, which encodes MRGGHKEGRCACPRVIRKVLTKCGCCFARGGRESYSIAGSEGSVSASAASGLAAPSGPSSGLSSHPCSPVPPGPVTGLRRWLDHSKHCLSVETEADSGQTGQYENWMLEPTLATGEGLPELTLLTTLLEGPGDKTQPPEEETLSQAPQNEEEQKKVALERSMFVLSELVETEKMYVDDLGQIVEGYMATMATQGVPESLRGRDRIVFGNIQQIYEWHRDYFLQELQLCLKDPDLLAQLFIKHERRLHMYVVYCQNKPKSEHVVSEFGDSYFEELRQQLGHRLQLNDLLIKPVQRIMKYQLLLKDFLKYYSRAGMGTDELEQAVEVMCFVPKRCDDMMSLGRLRGFEGKLTAQGKLLGQDTFLVTEPEAGGLLSSRGRERRVFLFEQIVIFSEALGGGGGGGGRGGTQPGYVYKSSIKVSCLGLEGNLQGNPCRFALTSRGPEGGIQRYVLQASDPAVSQAWIKQVAQILESQRDFLNALQSPIEYQRRESQTNSLGRPGGPGVGSPGRMQPGDLAQVSMHTPVNGSLPSLLLLPKGEVPRAPLPLDVKALSDAPQIPHKPPALPALSTPPGQARLAKLDEDEL
- the Arhgef25 gene encoding rho guanine nucleotide exchange factor 25 isoform X6 encodes the protein MEQWQGSLSSLIKAIGQVLVKAARTPKRDPLGPGSTGTESDCTEKVQTGEREPEVRAWALQPESYSIAGSEGSVSASAASGLAAPSGPSSGLSSHPCSPVPPGPVTGLRRWLDHSKHCLSVETEADSGQTGQYENWMLEPTLATGEGLPELTLLTTLLEGPGDKTQPPEEETLSQAPQNEEEQKKVALERSMFVLSELVETEKMYVDDLGQIVEGYMATMATQGVPESLRGRDRIVFGNIQQIYEWHRDYFLQELQLCLKDPDLLAQLFIKHERRLHMYVVYCQNKPKSEHVVSEFGDSYFEELRQQLGHRLQLNDLLIKPVQRIMKYQLLLKDFLKYYSRAGMGTDELEQAVEVMCFVPKRCDDMMSLGRLRGFEGKLTAQGKLLGQDTFLVTEPEAGGLLSSRGRERRVFLFEQIVIFSEALGGGGGGGGRGGTQPGYVYKSSIKVSCLGLEGNLQGNPCRFALTSRGPEGGIQRYVLQASDPAVSQAWIKQVAQILESQRDFLNALQSPIEYQRRESQTNSLGRPGGPGVGSPGRMQPGDLAQVSMHTPVNGSLPSLLLLPKGEVPRAPLPLDVKALSDAPQIPHKPPALPALSTPPGQARLAKLDEDEL